The Bacillota bacterium nucleotide sequence AGCCCGCTGCTTGGCCCGATGCCCACTGGTATTATAGCATCAATCCCCTGGGTCCTGGTGGCAATATGGATTCTCATACGCCGGAATGGGCTGGAGTTGAGTGAATAGGCAACTCTTGGGAGGTGAGTCCTATGGTCGACGAACGATGGGCTGAGTTGTGCCAGGTGTCCAGCGAGATTGAAGGTGAGGTCATCCGCTCGTTTCTTTTGGCCCAGGATATCCAGGTGATTCTTAAAACAGGCCTCCCTCCAGGCGTCTATCCAGGCCTTACACCTATCAAGGTGTTTGTCCCGCAAAAGGATCTCGAAGCTGCCCGGCGGGCTCTTGAGGAGATTGAGAGAGGCTAGAGAATTGAGGCGTTATGTGGATGACGAAAAGGTAAGGATTTACCGAATAAAATAATCGCTTGCAGAGCCCTTGTGGATGAAGTGGTAAGCGACACGCATTTTGCCAGGCGAAAATTGTCTATTCTTGTCGCAGCTCTGATTCTCTGAACGATCCTATGCTAGAGTTTTCCACATTGTGAATGAGGTGAGTCGGGTGGTGAGGGTATATTGCTGCCTCCCCGCTATTAGAGAGCTGGGCGATCAGATAGCAGGGTTAAACCTGGTCAGTAAGGCCCTTAACCCAAGGTAGTCTCCCGTGCACGGCGCGGATCAGTCTTCGATCGCATGTGTAAAGGGGACAGCCCTTAATCTCTGCAAGGGCTACATATGCTGCGTCATAGATCGTGGGCATGCGAAATTGCATGGAAATCTCCCACGCCTTCAAAAGAAGTCGGGCAGATGATTCAATTTGAATACCTATAGCACCTAAGTACTGGAAGCCCTCCCATGCACGTACCGGCGTCAGCTTTCCCTTTACCGTCAGCTTCCGGAGTACAGACGGAACCTCATATATAAGGAGGGTTGGGGAAATAATCGTCACTCCGCCTGAAAGCCAGGATTCTAAGATCTCAAGAGCCAACTCGGATTCTTCCTCGTCAACGATCCACTTTACGACGAGACTTGCATCCACGCAGACGACGCCCATTCACGACCGCTCCCCTCTGAGTTGCAGGAGTGCATCCTCGGAGGTGTATGTCAAGTGTTTCCCCCGGGCCTTCCGTTCTTGCCGCATCTCTCGCAACCTTTTCCTTAACGCTGTAACTAGCTCGCATGGTGAAAGCTTCCTCTCTGTCATGGAATCCGTGTCGTAGACAGGGAAGGTCTCCTTTATCTGAATCGGCCAGCGCTCGCCTCCAGGTGATATTGCATGGGCCCTAGGACCCCTTTCCGCAACGGTATCCGCTTCTTGAGGGAGCGAGCTCCCTTC carries:
- a CDS encoding type II toxin-antitoxin system VapC family toxin — translated: MGVVCVDASLVVKWIVDEEESELALEILESWLSGGVTIISPTLLIYEVPSVLRKLTVKGKLTPVRAWEGFQYLGAIGIQIESSARLLLKAWEISMQFRMPTIYDAAYVALAEIKGCPLYTCDRRLIRAVHGRLPWVKGLTDQV
- a CDS encoding helix-turn-helix domain-containing protein, with amino-acid sequence MQKPQPPSLPPLMTVREVADYLRVSEPTIWRWIREGKLKGIKIGSTRRFSADEIASIIDMERDEGSSLPQEADTVAERGPRAHAISPGGERWPIQIKETFPVYDTDSMTERKLSPCELVTALRKRLREMRQERKARGKHLTYTSEDALLQLRGERS